From Acidipropionibacterium acidipropionici, one genomic window encodes:
- a CDS encoding family 78 glycoside hydrolase catalytic domain, whose translation MACYDLDLAEGNRVRIRFGETLDADGELVCSNEHVYTGRFQTDEIIGVGGRVRWFPEFAYQGFRYLEVEGLEHRPGPGEIVAVPLEQQVAPASTFACDVPLFNDLVELTRRTVLNNLHHIPTDTPCYEKNGWTGDVLVSLDTLTGLFDLHRLLVKWIEDIVSTQLPDGSLSVIAPSPGWGYRDGECAPAPEWTCVLPALLVHLAGVYGDPQPAREHWGACRAYLDHELSRLHDGLAGSELGDYLAPGYPLGPPPEDSRLSASCFLFRALGQGVELAAMNGDDDAARRFRGAAARLRGRINETFLDRHDGCYRTASDPPDERNGGYRQTSNLMPVAFGIVPDQDREQVVATIIDDVVARGHHLNTGHIGTSLLLNVLTDAGRADEACTVATGTDEPSWGHWLQLGATSMWERWDDGARSHDHFFLATVTDWILTRVAGVQRIGGDWSRVRVAPGLAPGVNRAASTRRTPLGDLVVEWERGGPVHLVVPQGMTCELGGENPATLGPGDHRL comes from the coding sequence GTGGCCTGTTACGACCTCGACCTGGCCGAGGGGAATCGGGTGAGGATCCGCTTCGGGGAGACCCTGGACGCCGACGGGGAACTGGTCTGCAGCAACGAGCACGTCTACACCGGTCGTTTCCAGACCGACGAGATCATCGGCGTCGGGGGCCGGGTGCGCTGGTTCCCGGAATTCGCCTACCAGGGCTTCCGGTACCTGGAGGTCGAGGGGCTCGAACACCGCCCCGGCCCGGGGGAGATCGTCGCGGTGCCCCTGGAGCAGCAGGTCGCCCCGGCGTCGACCTTCGCATGCGACGTGCCACTGTTCAACGATCTGGTGGAGTTGACCCGCCGTACCGTGCTCAACAATCTTCACCACATTCCCACCGACACCCCGTGCTACGAGAAGAACGGCTGGACCGGGGATGTCCTGGTGAGCCTGGACACCCTCACCGGACTGTTCGACCTGCACCGGCTCCTCGTCAAGTGGATCGAGGACATCGTCTCCACCCAGCTTCCCGACGGATCGCTGTCGGTGATCGCGCCGAGCCCGGGGTGGGGCTACCGGGACGGCGAGTGCGCCCCGGCCCCCGAGTGGACATGCGTGCTGCCGGCCCTGCTGGTGCACCTTGCCGGGGTCTACGGCGACCCGCAGCCGGCCCGTGAGCACTGGGGCGCCTGCCGGGCCTATCTGGACCACGAACTCTCCCGGCTCCACGACGGCCTGGCGGGCTCGGAGCTGGGAGACTATCTGGCACCCGGCTATCCGCTGGGCCCGCCCCCGGAGGACAGCCGCCTGTCGGCCTCCTGTTTCCTCTTCCGGGCTCTGGGGCAGGGCGTGGAGCTGGCCGCGATGAATGGCGACGACGACGCCGCACGACGATTCCGGGGTGCCGCGGCACGGCTGAGGGGCCGGATCAACGAGACCTTCCTGGATCGCCACGACGGCTGCTACCGGACGGCGTCGGACCCGCCTGACGAGCGGAACGGCGGATACCGGCAGACCTCCAACCTCATGCCGGTGGCCTTCGGGATCGTGCCCGATCAGGACCGCGAACAGGTCGTGGCCACGATCATCGACGACGTCGTGGCCCGGGGCCATCACCTCAATACCGGCCATATCGGCACCAGCCTGCTGCTCAACGTCCTCACCGACGCCGGCCGGGCCGACGAGGCATGCACCGTCGCCACCGGAACCGACGAGCCGTCGTGGGGCCACTGGCTCCAGTTGGGGGCCACGTCGATGTGGGAGCGGTGGGACGACGGGGCCCGCAGCCACGACCATTTCTTCCTGGCCACCGTGACCGACTGGATCCTCACCCGGGTGGCCGGGGTGCAACGCATCGGGGGGGACTGGTCCCGGGTGCGCGTCGCCCCGGGCCTGGCGCCCGGAGTCAACCGGGCCGCCTCGACCAGACGCACCCCGTTGGGCGATCTGGTCGTCGAATGGGAGCGCGGCGGGCCGGTCCACCTCGTGGTGCCCCAGGGCATGACCTGCGAGCTCGGCGGTGAGAACCCGGCGACCCTGGGACCCGGCGACCACCGCCTCTGA
- a CDS encoding GmrSD restriction endonuclease domain-containing protein — protein MTRRYGRSDICRRTGAGVVILLAAGGMTACSAASPTSTATPSSQAASPAATWASASPSKTPQTARNTAASRSTASRPSSAARGTAAAMLETLPVKGRAPKTGYTREQFGQAWADVDHNGCDTRNDILHRDLTGITTRSGTRDCIVTSGTLQDPYTGTTIHFVRGEKTSSAVQIDHVVALSDAWQTGAQQIGAEQRRRLANDPLNLLAADGPANQQKSDGDAATWLPANKAFRCQYVARQVAVKHAYKLWVTQAEKSAISSILSGCKGQAVPTATSLTITWTPRSTTSTKGASATSRSRSTSSTHRTGSRTTGTTGSGDSGSSVSYKNCAAARAAGAAPIHRGDPGYSSGLDRDGDGVACE, from the coding sequence GTGACTCGACGATATGGACGTAGCGACATCTGCCGGCGAACCGGGGCGGGAGTCGTGATCCTCCTGGCCGCGGGCGGCATGACCGCCTGCTCCGCAGCCTCCCCCACCTCCACGGCGACCCCGTCGTCGCAGGCCGCGTCCCCGGCGGCGACCTGGGCCTCCGCATCCCCCTCCAAGACCCCGCAGACGGCCAGGAACACCGCCGCATCCCGGTCCACGGCCTCGCGCCCGTCCTCGGCGGCCCGGGGCACCGCCGCGGCCATGCTGGAGACCCTGCCGGTCAAGGGCCGGGCGCCGAAGACCGGTTACACCCGCGAGCAGTTCGGCCAGGCCTGGGCCGACGTCGACCACAACGGCTGCGACACCCGCAACGACATCCTGCACCGCGACCTCACCGGCATCACCACACGCTCGGGCACCCGGGACTGCATCGTCACCAGCGGCACCCTGCAGGATCCCTACACCGGCACCACCATCCATTTCGTGCGCGGCGAGAAGACCTCCTCGGCGGTGCAGATCGACCATGTGGTGGCCCTCTCGGACGCCTGGCAGACCGGCGCCCAGCAGATCGGCGCGGAGCAGCGCCGCAGGCTGGCCAACGATCCGCTCAACCTGCTGGCCGCCGACGGGCCGGCCAACCAGCAGAAGTCCGACGGCGACGCCGCCACCTGGCTGCCCGCCAACAAGGCCTTCCGCTGCCAGTACGTGGCCCGCCAGGTCGCGGTGAAGCACGCCTACAAGCTGTGGGTGACCCAGGCGGAGAAGTCCGCCATCTCCTCGATCCTGTCGGGCTGCAAGGGCCAGGCGGTGCCCACGGCCACCAGCCTGACGATCACCTGGACGCCGCGCAGCACCACCTCCACGAAGGGTGCCTCCGCCACCTCCAGGTCGAGGAGCACCTCTTCGACGCACCGCACGGGATCGCGCACCACCGGCACCACGGGCTCAGGGGACTCGGGATCGTCGGTCTCCTACAAGAACTGCGCGGCGGCACGGGCCGCCGGCGCCGCCCCCATCCACCGGGGGGATCCGGGGTACAGCTCCGGCCTGGACCGCGACGGCGACGGGGTGGCCTGCGAGTGA
- the rfbA gene encoding glucose-1-phosphate thymidylyltransferase RfbA: protein MRGIILAGGTGSRLHPITLGASKQLMPVYDKPMIYYPLTTLIFAGVQDVLVITTPEEAGAFHRLLGDGSQFGISIAFAVQPEPKGLAQAFTIGSDFVAGEPSCLVLGDNIFSGPGLGTRLSRTVADLDGALIFGYQVADPRAYGVVEVDDDGMAVSIEEKPARPRSHWAVPGLYFYDADVVEIARGLKPSARGEYEITDVNRAYMEQRRLHVDLLPRGTAWLDTGTFESLNDAGNYVRTIQARQGLQVGCPEEAAWRRGLLGDEDLLERAARFEKSGYGEYLRRLVTGV, encoded by the coding sequence ATGCGAGGGATCATCCTGGCCGGCGGCACGGGTTCGCGGCTCCACCCCATCACACTGGGCGCCAGCAAGCAGCTGATGCCCGTCTACGACAAGCCCATGATCTACTATCCGCTCACCACGCTGATCTTCGCCGGCGTCCAGGACGTGCTGGTGATCACCACCCCCGAGGAGGCCGGGGCCTTCCACCGGCTGCTGGGCGACGGCTCCCAGTTCGGCATCTCGATCGCGTTCGCCGTTCAGCCCGAGCCGAAAGGGCTGGCGCAGGCCTTCACCATCGGCTCGGACTTCGTGGCCGGGGAGCCGAGCTGCCTGGTGCTGGGCGACAACATCTTCTCCGGGCCGGGGCTGGGTACCCGGCTCTCCCGGACGGTCGCCGATCTCGACGGTGCGCTGATCTTCGGCTATCAGGTCGCCGATCCCAGGGCCTACGGCGTCGTGGAGGTCGACGACGACGGCATGGCCGTCTCCATCGAGGAGAAGCCCGCCCGGCCCAGGTCGCACTGGGCGGTGCCGGGGCTGTACTTCTACGACGCCGACGTCGTGGAGATCGCCCGCGGCCTGAAGCCCTCGGCGCGCGGCGAGTACGAGATCACCGATGTCAACCGCGCCTACATGGAGCAGCGCCGGCTCCACGTCGACCTGCTGCCCCGCGGCACCGCGTGGCTGGACACCGGCACCTTCGAGTCCCTCAACGACGCCGGTAACTACGTGCGCACCATCCAGGCCCGCCAGGGCCTCCAGGTCGGGTGTCCCGAGGAAGCGGCCTGGCGTCGCGGGCTGCTCGGCGATGAGGACCTTCTGGAGCGGGCAGCACGGTTCGAGAAGTCGGGTTACGGGGAGTACCTGCGCCGCCTGGTCACCGGGGTCTGA
- the rfbB gene encoding dTDP-glucose 4,6-dehydratase: protein MATLLVTGGAGFIGSNFVHRVLERTDSSVIVLDAMTYAANEASLAGLPADRFRLVRGSVCDADLVDALVAEADAVVHFAAESHNDNSLEDPYPFVDTNIVGTFTLLQAIRRHGTRLHHISTDEVYGDLALDDPSRFTPTTRYNPSSPYSASKASSDMLVRAWARSYGVAATISNCSNNYGPRQHVEKFIPRQITNIIDGLRPRLYGAGLNVRDWIHVDDHNAAVWTILEHGTPGETYLIGADGEMNNRDVIAMILELMGEPADAVDHVNDRPGHDLRYAIDSSKLRAELGWAPHYTSFRDGLRATIDWYRGHEEWWRPMKRATEAGYARRGQ, encoded by the coding sequence ATGGCCACCCTCCTTGTCACCGGCGGAGCCGGATTCATCGGCAGCAACTTCGTCCACCGGGTCCTCGAGCGCACCGACTCCTCGGTGATCGTCCTGGACGCCATGACCTACGCCGCCAACGAGGCCAGCCTCGCCGGCCTGCCGGCCGACAGGTTCCGGCTGGTGCGCGGCTCGGTGTGCGATGCCGACCTGGTCGACGCCCTGGTGGCCGAGGCTGACGCCGTCGTCCACTTCGCCGCCGAGTCCCACAACGACAACTCGCTGGAGGACCCTTATCCATTTGTCGACACGAACATCGTCGGCACCTTCACCCTCCTCCAGGCGATCCGCCGGCACGGCACCCGGCTGCACCACATCTCCACCGACGAGGTCTATGGCGACCTGGCCCTCGACGACCCGTCCAGGTTCACGCCCACCACCCGGTACAACCCCTCCTCCCCCTACTCGGCGTCCAAGGCCTCCTCGGACATGCTGGTGCGGGCCTGGGCGCGGTCCTACGGGGTGGCGGCGACCATCTCGAACTGCTCGAACAACTACGGGCCCCGCCAGCACGTCGAGAAGTTCATCCCTCGCCAGATCACCAACATCATCGACGGCCTCCGCCCCAGGCTCTACGGCGCCGGCCTCAACGTCCGCGACTGGATCCACGTCGACGACCACAACGCGGCGGTCTGGACGATCCTGGAGCACGGCACCCCCGGCGAGACCTACCTCATCGGCGCCGACGGCGAGATGAACAACCGCGACGTCATCGCGATGATCCTGGAGCTCATGGGCGAGCCGGCCGACGCCGTCGACCACGTCAACGACCGCCCCGGCCACGACCTGCGCTACGCCATCGACTCCTCGAAGCTGCGCGCCGAGCTCGGCTGGGCGCCCCATTACACGAGCTTCCGCGACGGATTGCGCGCCACCATCGACTGGTACCGCGGCCACGAGGAGTGGTGGCGGCCGATGAAGCGGGCCACCGAGGCCGGCTACGCCCGCAGGGGGCAGTGA
- a CDS encoding sugar nucleotide-binding protein — protein sequence MSLGTGLPTAAPDTAELRVEETAVPGLLILHLPLHTDNRGWFKENWQRERMTALGLPDFAPVQNNMSFNASAGATRGFHAEPWDKLVSVASGRIFGAWVDLREGPSFGRVVTVEMGPETAVYVPRGVGNGYQALADGTVYAYLVNEHWSAAAKGSYTFANLADPQIGVDWPIPLERSERSEADLHHPPLADVTPFAPPRTVVIGSEGQLGNSLRPLLNSPQYPGGAEFPGLDEIDLTRPETIEAYDWQGVGTLINAAAFTAVDAAQRPENLATAWAINVTAVRHLTEIARRHRMTLVHISSDYVFDGSREIHTEDEPFAPLGVYGTTKAAADEIVATWPRHYLLRTSWVVGRGRNFVATMADLAARGISPRVVDDQFGRLTFSDDIAAAIRHLLTTGAPHGTYNISGEGPTRSWYDIATRVFELLDAPGVVTPVSTAKYDAGRGDAVTARRPVHSTLDLSRIRAAGFTPPDADRRLQEYLARRG from the coding sequence ATGAGCCTCGGAACCGGTCTCCCGACCGCGGCCCCCGATACCGCTGAGCTCCGCGTCGAGGAGACGGCCGTCCCCGGCCTGCTGATCCTCCACCTTCCCCTCCACACCGACAACCGCGGCTGGTTCAAGGAGAACTGGCAGCGGGAGAGGATGACCGCCCTGGGGCTGCCGGACTTCGCCCCGGTGCAGAACAACATGTCCTTCAACGCCTCTGCGGGCGCCACCCGCGGATTCCACGCCGAGCCCTGGGACAAGCTCGTCTCGGTGGCCTCCGGGCGGATCTTCGGCGCCTGGGTGGACCTGCGCGAGGGGCCCTCCTTCGGCCGCGTCGTCACCGTCGAGATGGGCCCCGAGACCGCCGTGTACGTCCCCCGCGGGGTCGGCAACGGCTACCAGGCCCTGGCCGACGGCACCGTCTACGCCTACCTGGTCAACGAGCACTGGTCGGCCGCCGCGAAGGGCTCGTACACCTTCGCCAACCTGGCCGACCCGCAGATCGGCGTCGACTGGCCGATCCCCCTGGAGCGCTCCGAACGATCCGAGGCCGACCTCCACCATCCGCCGCTGGCCGACGTCACCCCCTTCGCCCCGCCGCGCACCGTCGTCATCGGATCCGAGGGCCAGCTGGGCAACTCGCTGCGCCCGCTGCTGAACTCCCCGCAGTATCCGGGTGGAGCCGAGTTCCCCGGCCTCGACGAGATCGATCTCACCCGCCCCGAGACGATCGAGGCCTACGACTGGCAGGGCGTGGGCACCCTCATCAATGCCGCCGCGTTCACCGCGGTGGACGCCGCCCAGAGGCCGGAGAACCTGGCCACCGCCTGGGCGATCAACGTCACCGCGGTGCGCCACCTCACCGAGATCGCCCGACGCCACCGGATGACGCTGGTGCACATCTCCAGCGACTACGTCTTCGACGGCAGCCGCGAGATCCACACCGAGGACGAGCCCTTCGCCCCGCTGGGCGTCTACGGCACCACCAAGGCGGCCGCCGACGAGATCGTGGCCACCTGGCCACGGCACTATCTGCTGCGCACCTCCTGGGTGGTGGGTCGCGGCCGCAACTTCGTCGCCACCATGGCCGATCTGGCGGCCCGGGGGATCAGCCCGCGGGTGGTCGACGACCAGTTCGGCCGCCTCACCTTCTCCGACGACATCGCCGCGGCCATCCGCCACCTGCTGACCACCGGCGCCCCGCACGGCACCTACAACATCTCGGGGGAGGGCCCCACCCGCTCCTGGTACGACATCGCCACCCGGGTCTTCGAACTCCTCGACGCCCCCGGCGTCGTCACCCCGGTCAGCACCGCCAAGTACGACGCCGGGAGGGGCGACGCCGTCACCGCCCGGCGCCCGGTGCACTCCACCCTGGACCTGTCGCGGATCCGCGCGGCCGGCTTCACCCCGCCCGACGCCGACCGGCGTCTGCAGGAGTATCTGGCCCGCCGGGGCTGA
- a CDS encoding FhaA domain-containing protein — protein sequence MGFLDKVEKSIEGAVNGVFARAFRGEVEPVEIAGRLQRELDSEAQILTRDKKLVPNDFTISLSSHDYEHLVPYTKTLNAEIVPALRDHATERRYVFNGPIHIRYELDDTLPTGRFEVRSGSVSGEESESTAVRRTPLVLEVNGVRHPLLPPGLVIGRGSEADLRINDPGISRRHAQVHVWQKGEGVGVSIEDLGSTNGITVDGVKVTSTELRDGSRIEIGSTRMLVHSPSGM from the coding sequence GTGGGATTCCTGGACAAGGTCGAGAAATCGATCGAAGGAGCCGTCAACGGCGTCTTCGCCCGAGCCTTCCGGGGCGAGGTCGAGCCCGTGGAGATCGCGGGGCGGTTGCAGCGCGAACTCGACTCCGAGGCCCAGATCCTGACTCGTGACAAGAAGCTGGTCCCCAACGACTTCACCATCTCCCTGTCCAGCCACGACTACGAACACCTGGTGCCCTACACCAAGACCCTCAACGCCGAGATCGTCCCCGCCCTGCGCGACCACGCCACCGAGCGCCGCTACGTCTTCAACGGGCCGATCCACATCCGCTACGAACTCGACGACACCCTGCCCACCGGACGCTTCGAGGTCCGCAGCGGTTCGGTGAGCGGCGAGGAGTCCGAGTCGACGGCGGTGCGCCGCACCCCCCTCGTCCTGGAGGTCAACGGGGTGCGTCATCCCCTGCTGCCCCCCGGCCTGGTCATCGGCCGCGGCTCGGAGGCGGACCTGAGGATCAACGACCCCGGGATCTCCCGGCGTCACGCCCAGGTGCACGTGTGGCAGAAGGGGGAGGGCGTCGGCGTGTCCATCGAGGATCTCGGCTCCACCAACGGCATCACCGTTGACGGGGTCAAGGTCACCAGCACCGAACTGCGCGACGGGTCCCGGATCGAGATCGGGTCGACGCGGATGCTGGTCCACTCCCCGTCAGGGATGTGA
- a CDS encoding FHA domain-containing protein FhaB/FipA — protein MSEFLVAVLRIAYLALLWVLILFLARTVRTDMFGRRVVARTGAPASEASPPKARRKARRGAGREPIPGALRIISGSRAGLVIQMSDRILVGRGGDSNLPIEDDYASTHHAEFTQGIDGAWFIEDLRSTNGTYVNGQRIEEPTRLSIGDEVRIGRTTMSVEAGGRG, from the coding sequence GTGAGCGAATTTCTGGTCGCGGTCCTGCGCATCGCCTATCTGGCGCTGCTGTGGGTCCTCATTCTCTTCCTCGCCCGGACTGTGCGCACCGACATGTTCGGGCGCCGGGTGGTCGCCCGCACCGGCGCCCCGGCATCCGAGGCCTCGCCCCCCAAGGCCCGCCGCAAGGCCAGGCGCGGGGCCGGTCGGGAGCCGATCCCCGGTGCCCTGCGGATCATCTCCGGCTCCCGGGCCGGACTGGTGATCCAGATGTCCGACCGGATTCTGGTCGGGAGGGGCGGGGACTCCAACCTGCCCATCGAGGACGACTACGCCTCCACCCACCACGCCGAGTTCACCCAGGGGATCGACGGCGCCTGGTTCATCGAGGACCTCCGCTCCACCAACGGCACCTACGTCAACGGCCAGCGGATCGAGGAACCGACCCGGCTGTCCATCGGCGACGAGGTCCGCATCGGCCGGACGACCATGTCGGTCGAGGCCGGCGGGCGGGGGTGA
- a CDS encoding PP2C family protein-serine/threonine phosphatase — protein MVLSLDIRSHSEIGLVRKNNQDSGYVSPTMLVVADGMGGAAAGDLASTVAVRQVARADSHRHGEEMLEVLAGAVSSANDELADLVTWDHSLEGMGTTFCGVMFDGAQLGLVHIGDSRGYLYRDGNLKRMTHDHSWVQSLVDEGRITESEAAVHPHRSLLLKVLNGQPQHTPDTRLVDVHEGDRLLFCSDGLCGFVPDHVISEILGQESLDDAMALLITEAHAAGGSDNITIVLADVVAQDDALDAVEPKIIGAAGFTAVPEHEVTAPIPVVPDAGPGEARGSARRAGETPLLFDSEAEESMRYAPIDPKHGHGGRAWLLSILGVLVVVAVTFLGAHTYLGGQFYVGDDDGTVAIYQGIPDRLVWVQLSRVTETTDISTSDLPIYYRTKVESTISVDSVDSARATVAELRLGAQRCKALRASPSPSASASPGAPATSAGASTATPSAGSSPGASSRTPSAGASPSGNTLPKVSEDDCS, from the coding sequence ATGGTCCTGTCCCTTGACATCCGCAGCCACTCCGAGATCGGCCTGGTCCGCAAGAACAATCAGGACTCCGGGTACGTGTCGCCCACCATGCTCGTGGTGGCCGACGGCATGGGAGGCGCGGCGGCCGGTGACCTGGCCTCCACCGTCGCAGTACGGCAGGTCGCCCGGGCCGACTCCCACCGCCACGGCGAGGAGATGCTCGAGGTGCTGGCCGGGGCGGTCTCATCGGCCAATGACGAGCTCGCCGACCTGGTCACCTGGGACCACTCCCTGGAGGGCATGGGCACCACCTTCTGCGGCGTCATGTTCGACGGCGCCCAGCTCGGCCTGGTGCACATCGGCGATTCCCGCGGCTACCTGTACCGCGACGGGAACCTGAAGCGGATGACCCACGACCACTCGTGGGTGCAGTCGCTGGTCGACGAGGGCCGGATCACCGAGTCCGAGGCCGCCGTCCACCCGCACCGGTCGCTGCTGCTCAAGGTGCTCAACGGTCAGCCCCAGCACACCCCCGACACCCGCCTCGTCGACGTCCACGAGGGCGACCGGCTGCTCTTCTGCTCCGACGGCCTGTGCGGTTTCGTGCCCGATCACGTCATCTCGGAGATCCTCGGCCAGGAGTCCCTCGACGACGCCATGGCGCTGCTGATCACCGAGGCCCACGCCGCCGGCGGCTCCGACAACATCACCATCGTGCTGGCCGACGTCGTCGCCCAGGACGATGCTCTGGACGCCGTCGAGCCCAAGATCATCGGCGCCGCGGGCTTCACCGCCGTCCCCGAGCACGAGGTGACCGCCCCGATCCCCGTCGTCCCCGACGCGGGGCCCGGGGAGGCCAGGGGATCGGCCCGGCGGGCCGGTGAGACCCCCCTGCTATTCGACTCCGAGGCCGAGGAGTCGATGCGCTACGCGCCCATCGACCCGAAGCACGGCCACGGAGGCCGTGCCTGGCTGCTGTCGATCCTCGGGGTCCTGGTGGTGGTAGCCGTCACCTTCCTGGGCGCACACACCTATCTGGGCGGCCAGTTCTACGTCGGCGACGACGACGGCACCGTGGCGATCTACCAGGGAATCCCCGACCGCCTCGTATGGGTGCAGCTGTCACGGGTCACCGAGACCACCGACATCTCCACCTCGGACCTGCCGATCTACTACCGGACGAAGGTCGAGAGCACCATCTCCGTCGACTCGGTGGATTCCGCCCGGGCCACGGTCGCCGAGCTGCGGTTGGGGGCGCAACGGTGCAAGGCGTTGAGGGCCAGCCCGTCGCCGTCGGCCTCCGCCAGCCCCGGCGCCCCGGCAACGTCGGCCGGTGCCAGTACCGCGACGCCGTCGGCCGGATCGTCGCCTGGAGCCAGCAGTAGGACGCCGTCGGCCGGCGCCTCGCCGTCCGGGAACACCCTGCCCAAGGTCTCGGAGGACGACTGCTCATGA
- a CDS encoding FtsW/RodA/SpoVE family cell cycle protein — MSAAQMTAQGRWDEAVPGTVVVQSKRRWVEFFLLIVAWGLGFSGYVLTGLNIDGAIPQDWRLVGGLWLGLIMACHLVVRIFIPYADPMILPIVFTLNGIGLAMIRRIDLIPAKNPERVINQAIWTLGGVILWAVIVIFLKDHRKLQRFPYVLFLAGLVMMLLPLVPGLGTEINGARLWISLAGFSFQPAEIAKVLLVLAFAAYLVDKRDVLSLAGKKLGPVTFPRARDLGPIVIMWVAAMLVIVYQKDIGTAMLFFGLFVVMLYVATERVGWVVLGVLGFVIGAVAAYFAFGHIRVRFDAWLNPFSNFDQNDQIIKAQYGMAWGGLAGRGWGLGRPGLTTFSWSDFIAASIGEELGVTGLMGIIVLYALLVTRGLRAALACRDAFGKLLATGLATVMALQVTAIIGGVTRMLPLTGLTTPFMSQGGSSVVANWAIVAVIMMVSHQARQPADQLAANVDSAAPPVLDDQATDVIPGGGPRE; from the coding sequence ATGAGTGCCGCACAGATGACTGCGCAGGGCCGCTGGGACGAGGCGGTCCCCGGCACCGTCGTCGTCCAGAGCAAACGGCGGTGGGTGGAGTTCTTCCTGCTGATCGTCGCCTGGGGGTTGGGGTTCTCGGGATATGTCCTGACCGGGCTCAACATCGACGGCGCAATCCCCCAGGACTGGAGGCTGGTCGGCGGCCTGTGGCTCGGGCTCATCATGGCCTGCCATCTGGTGGTGCGGATCTTCATCCCCTACGCCGACCCGATGATCCTGCCGATCGTCTTCACCCTCAACGGCATCGGCCTGGCGATGATCCGCCGGATCGACCTGATCCCCGCCAAGAATCCAGAACGGGTCATCAACCAGGCCATCTGGACCCTCGGCGGGGTCATCCTGTGGGCCGTCATCGTCATCTTCCTCAAGGACCACCGCAAGCTCCAGCGCTTCCCCTATGTGCTCTTCCTGGCCGGGCTGGTGATGATGCTGCTGCCGCTGGTGCCCGGGCTCGGCACCGAGATCAACGGCGCCAGGCTGTGGATCTCACTGGCCGGATTCAGCTTCCAGCCCGCGGAGATCGCCAAGGTGCTGCTGGTGCTGGCCTTCGCCGCCTATCTGGTGGACAAGCGCGACGTGCTGTCACTGGCCGGCAAGAAGCTCGGCCCGGTCACCTTCCCGAGGGCCCGGGACCTGGGCCCGATCGTCATCATGTGGGTCGCCGCGATGCTCGTCATCGTCTATCAGAAGGACATCGGCACCGCGATGCTGTTCTTCGGCCTGTTCGTGGTGATGCTCTACGTCGCCACCGAGCGGGTCGGCTGGGTGGTGCTGGGCGTGCTCGGCTTCGTCATCGGGGCCGTGGCGGCCTACTTCGCCTTCGGCCACATCCGGGTCCGCTTCGACGCCTGGCTGAACCCCTTCTCGAACTTCGACCAGAACGACCAGATCATCAAAGCCCAGTACGGCATGGCCTGGGGTGGCCTGGCCGGACGCGGCTGGGGGCTGGGACGCCCCGGGCTCACGACGTTCTCCTGGAGCGACTTCATCGCCGCCAGCATCGGCGAGGAGCTCGGCGTCACCGGGCTGATGGGCATCATCGTCCTCTACGCTCTGCTGGTGACCCGCGGCCTGCGCGCAGCCCTGGCCTGCCGGGACGCCTTCGGCAAGCTGCTGGCCACCGGGCTGGCCACCGTCATGGCCCTCCAGGTGACGGCCATCATCGGCGGCGTCACCCGGATGCTGCCGCTGACCGGGCTGACCACCCCGTTCATGAGCCAGGGAGGCTCCTCGGTGGTGGCCAACTGGGCGATCGTCGCGGTCATCATGATGGTCTCCCACCAGGCCAGGCAGCCTGCCGACCAGCTCGCCGCCAATGTCGACTCGGCGGCCCCGCCGGTGCTCGACGACCAGGCGACCGATGTGATACCCGGAGGAGGCCCCCGAGAATGA